The following are from one region of the Capsicum annuum cultivar UCD-10X-F1 chromosome 1, UCD10Xv1.1, whole genome shotgun sequence genome:
- the LOC107848306 gene encoding uncharacterized protein LOC107848306 isoform X1 gives MATTTTKLLQLRPKLKPYPPLKPFSSSSSSSNLENTPPPSQPNTENTPTPTPTPTPTHKTFSFSSIANNPQNASSKYSATLEEHRKHLAQFRLWDGTAASGSTPSSPSSPPSLQQLYKNTVKNNVEYNPNGRAHDFRLIRENLSKLQGKNNENGGGKFFDLLSLSKCKESFKLRPGMENDGVKRGGVGMVIGGGSENLPKSIFGKEMAMRGKERGAGDKEGKKSEFVRMYSHAELGEKLKKLSPVKKEEKGAFSLEELKERLVKVRENDEKESKLTPDNICGELQNSLLKLKQDNEKRGKKTSIQTAVVLGLLGGTQSCKLKPPKEHLVEKYFHPDHMSSGEKVKLELQKVRGEFKMSDSDCGSARVQVAQLTTKIKHLSTVLHKKDKHSRKGLQEMVQKRKKLLKYLRRTDWDSYCLVLSKLGLRDNPDYKF, from the exons ATGGCTACCACCACCACTAAACTTCTTCAACTCCGCCCTAAACTCAAACCCTATCCTCCCCTAAAGCCTTTCTCTTCATCATCTTCCTCATCAAATCTCGAAAATACCCCTCCTCCTTCACAACCCAATACAGAAAATACTCCTACACCTACACCTACACCTACACCTACACATAAAACCTTTTCATTTTCCTCTATCGCCAATAACCCCCAGAACGCATCTTCCAAATACTCCGCCACTCTCGAAGAACACCGTAAACACCTCGCTCAATTCCGCCTCTGGGATGGTACTGCTGCTAGTGGGTCAActccatcatcaccatcatcgcCCCCGTCACTTCAACAACTCTACAAAAACACTGTCAAAAACAATGTTGAGTATAACCCGAACGGGAGGGCGCATGATTTCCGTTTAATTCGGGAAAATCTCAGTAAGTTACAAGGCAAAAATAATGAGAATGGAGGAGGGAAGTTTTTTGATCTGTTATCCTTATCGAAGTGTAAGGAGAGTTTTAAGTTGAGACCAGGAATGGAGAATGATGGTGTGAAAAGAGGAGGAGTGGGAATGGTGATTGGTGGTGGGAGTGAGAATTTGCCTAAATCGATTTTCGGGAAGGAAATGGCGATGAGGGGTAAGGAGCGTGGTGCTGGTGATAAAGAAGGGAAGAAGAGTGAGTTTGTTAGGATGTATAGTCATGCTGAATTAGgggagaaattgaagaagttgagTCCGGTGAAGAAAGAGGAGAAGGGTGCGTTTTCGTTGGAGGAGTTGAAGGAGAGATTGGTGAAAGTGAGGGAGAATGATGAGAAAGAGAGCAAGTTGACCCCTGATAATATATGTGGTGAATTGCAAAATTCTCTTCTTAAATTGAAGCAGGATAATGAAAAACGAGGTAAGAAGACATCGA TTCAGACAGCTGTTGTCTTGGGGCTGCTGGGTGGTACTCAAAGCTGTAAGTTGAAACCACCAAAAGAACACTTGGTTGAAAAG TATTTCCACCCAGATCACATGTCATCTGGGGAAAAAGTGAAGCTGGAGCTAcaaaaagtgagaggtgaatttaAAATGTCAGATTCGGATTGTGGATCTGCACGTGTTCAAG TGGCTCAGCTTACAACAAAAATAAAGCACCTATCTACAGTTCTTCACAAAAAG GATAAGCACTCTCGTAAGGGTCTACAAGAAATGGTGCAAAAGAGGAAGAAGTTATTGAAGTATCTCCGAAGGACAGATTGGGACTCCTACTGCCTCGTTCTTTCTAAGCTTGGCCTCCGAGACAACCCAGATTACAAGTTCTAG
- the LOC107848306 gene encoding uncharacterized protein LOC107848306 isoform X3 — MATTTTKLLQLRPKLKPYPPLKPFSSSSSSSNLENTPPPSQPNTENTPTPTPTPTPTHKTFSFSSIANNPQNASSKYSATLEEHRKHLAQFRLWDGTAASGSTPSSPSSPPSLQQLYKNTVKNNVEYNPNGRAHDFRLIRENLSKLQGKNNENGGGKFFDLLSLSKCKESFKLRPGMENDGVKRGGVGMVIGGGSENLPKSIFGKEMAMRGKERGAGDKEGKKSEFVRMYSHAELGEKLKKLSPVKKEEKGAFSLEELKERLVKVRENDEKESKLTPDNICGELQNSLLKLKQDNEKRGKKTSIQTAVVLGLLGGTQSCKLKPPKEHLVEKYFHPDHMSSGEKVKLELQKVRGEFKMSDSDCGSARVQVAQLTTKIKHLSTVLHKKYQMF; from the exons ATGGCTACCACCACCACTAAACTTCTTCAACTCCGCCCTAAACTCAAACCCTATCCTCCCCTAAAGCCTTTCTCTTCATCATCTTCCTCATCAAATCTCGAAAATACCCCTCCTCCTTCACAACCCAATACAGAAAATACTCCTACACCTACACCTACACCTACACCTACACATAAAACCTTTTCATTTTCCTCTATCGCCAATAACCCCCAGAACGCATCTTCCAAATACTCCGCCACTCTCGAAGAACACCGTAAACACCTCGCTCAATTCCGCCTCTGGGATGGTACTGCTGCTAGTGGGTCAActccatcatcaccatcatcgcCCCCGTCACTTCAACAACTCTACAAAAACACTGTCAAAAACAATGTTGAGTATAACCCGAACGGGAGGGCGCATGATTTCCGTTTAATTCGGGAAAATCTCAGTAAGTTACAAGGCAAAAATAATGAGAATGGAGGAGGGAAGTTTTTTGATCTGTTATCCTTATCGAAGTGTAAGGAGAGTTTTAAGTTGAGACCAGGAATGGAGAATGATGGTGTGAAAAGAGGAGGAGTGGGAATGGTGATTGGTGGTGGGAGTGAGAATTTGCCTAAATCGATTTTCGGGAAGGAAATGGCGATGAGGGGTAAGGAGCGTGGTGCTGGTGATAAAGAAGGGAAGAAGAGTGAGTTTGTTAGGATGTATAGTCATGCTGAATTAGgggagaaattgaagaagttgagTCCGGTGAAGAAAGAGGAGAAGGGTGCGTTTTCGTTGGAGGAGTTGAAGGAGAGATTGGTGAAAGTGAGGGAGAATGATGAGAAAGAGAGCAAGTTGACCCCTGATAATATATGTGGTGAATTGCAAAATTCTCTTCTTAAATTGAAGCAGGATAATGAAAAACGAGGTAAGAAGACATCGA TTCAGACAGCTGTTGTCTTGGGGCTGCTGGGTGGTACTCAAAGCTGTAAGTTGAAACCACCAAAAGAACACTTGGTTGAAAAG TATTTCCACCCAGATCACATGTCATCTGGGGAAAAAGTGAAGCTGGAGCTAcaaaaagtgagaggtgaatttaAAATGTCAGATTCGGATTGTGGATCTGCACGTGTTCAAG TGGCTCAGCTTACAACAAAAATAAAGCACCTATCTACAGTTCTTCACAAAAAG TATCAAATGTTTTAG
- the LOC107848306 gene encoding uncharacterized protein LOC107848306 isoform X2 encodes MATTTTKLLQLRPKLKPYPPLKPFSSSSSSSNLENTPPPSQPNTENTPTPTPTPTPTHKTFSFSSIANNPQNASSKYSATLEEHRKHLAQFRLWDGTAASGSTPSSPSSPPSLQQLYKNTVKNNVEYNPNGRAHDFRLIRENLSKLQGKNNENGGGKFFDLLSLSKCKESFKLRPGMENDGVKRGGVGMVIGGGSENLPKSIFGKEMAMRGKERGAGDKEGKKSEFVRMYSHAELGEKLKKLSPVKKEEKGAFSLEELKERLVKVRENDEKESKLTPDNICGELQNSLLKLKQDNEKRVQTAVVLGLLGGTQSCKLKPPKEHLVEKYFHPDHMSSGEKVKLELQKVRGEFKMSDSDCGSARVQVAQLTTKIKHLSTVLHKKDKHSRKGLQEMVQKRKKLLKYLRRTDWDSYCLVLSKLGLRDNPDYKF; translated from the exons ATGGCTACCACCACCACTAAACTTCTTCAACTCCGCCCTAAACTCAAACCCTATCCTCCCCTAAAGCCTTTCTCTTCATCATCTTCCTCATCAAATCTCGAAAATACCCCTCCTCCTTCACAACCCAATACAGAAAATACTCCTACACCTACACCTACACCTACACCTACACATAAAACCTTTTCATTTTCCTCTATCGCCAATAACCCCCAGAACGCATCTTCCAAATACTCCGCCACTCTCGAAGAACACCGTAAACACCTCGCTCAATTCCGCCTCTGGGATGGTACTGCTGCTAGTGGGTCAActccatcatcaccatcatcgcCCCCGTCACTTCAACAACTCTACAAAAACACTGTCAAAAACAATGTTGAGTATAACCCGAACGGGAGGGCGCATGATTTCCGTTTAATTCGGGAAAATCTCAGTAAGTTACAAGGCAAAAATAATGAGAATGGAGGAGGGAAGTTTTTTGATCTGTTATCCTTATCGAAGTGTAAGGAGAGTTTTAAGTTGAGACCAGGAATGGAGAATGATGGTGTGAAAAGAGGAGGAGTGGGAATGGTGATTGGTGGTGGGAGTGAGAATTTGCCTAAATCGATTTTCGGGAAGGAAATGGCGATGAGGGGTAAGGAGCGTGGTGCTGGTGATAAAGAAGGGAAGAAGAGTGAGTTTGTTAGGATGTATAGTCATGCTGAATTAGgggagaaattgaagaagttgagTCCGGTGAAGAAAGAGGAGAAGGGTGCGTTTTCGTTGGAGGAGTTGAAGGAGAGATTGGTGAAAGTGAGGGAGAATGATGAGAAAGAGAGCAAGTTGACCCCTGATAATATATGTGGTGAATTGCAAAATTCTCTTCTTAAATTGAAGCAGGATAATGAAAAACGAG TTCAGACAGCTGTTGTCTTGGGGCTGCTGGGTGGTACTCAAAGCTGTAAGTTGAAACCACCAAAAGAACACTTGGTTGAAAAG TATTTCCACCCAGATCACATGTCATCTGGGGAAAAAGTGAAGCTGGAGCTAcaaaaagtgagaggtgaatttaAAATGTCAGATTCGGATTGTGGATCTGCACGTGTTCAAG TGGCTCAGCTTACAACAAAAATAAAGCACCTATCTACAGTTCTTCACAAAAAG GATAAGCACTCTCGTAAGGGTCTACAAGAAATGGTGCAAAAGAGGAAGAAGTTATTGAAGTATCTCCGAAGGACAGATTGGGACTCCTACTGCCTCGTTCTTTCTAAGCTTGGCCTCCGAGACAACCCAGATTACAAGTTCTAG